DNA from candidate division TA06 bacterium:
GAAAAAGCTCAAACGGATTGATCTTGATTCCGGCACCAGCCTGCTTACGGAAATATCAAAAAAGCAAAATATGATTTTCAAAGCATTCCAGATACGGTTACCATCGTTGACATAGTTATAATTTTCACGGGATTTTAGGAAATATATATTGCACATCCTCAATTTTAATCTTGCAAAATATCAAAATATAGGTTAAACTTAAAATCTATATTAGGTTAATTATCAAGGAGTTAATATAAATGGACTACAAGCAAATCTTTGGCCTGAAGGACCAGCCGTTTTCCAACGCTCCCGACAACCGTTTTTACTACGACAGCCCCCAGCATTCCCGTGCCATCCTTAAGCTTAACCATGCGGCGGAGATGATGAAGGGACTGGCGGTGGTATTGGGCGATATCGGTACCGGTAAAACCACCGTTTCCCGCCGGTTACTGGAGATCCTGCCGGACGACCAGTACGAGACCGCCCTGCTGGTGATTGTGCATTCCGAGGTCACGCCGGGATGGTTGATCAGCAAGATCGCCCTGCAGATGGGAGTGGAAAAACCGGCCGATTCCAAGGCCACGCTGGTGGGGCAGCTTTACGAACAGCTGATGAAGATTTACAATGACGGCCGCAAGGCGGTGGTGATCATCGACGAAGCCAACATGCTCAAGAACAAGGAGATCATGGAGGAGATGCGGGGCCTTTTGAATATGGAGGTCAACGGCAGCATGCTGATCACCTTCCTGCTGTTCGGGCTGCCGGACCTGGAGCAGTGCCTGGCCCTGGACCCGCCTTTAAGGGAACGGATCGCGGTCAAGCACAAGCTGGAGCCTTTAACCTCGGAATCCACCCGGGGCTACATCCAGTACCGGCTTTCGGTGGTGGGCTGCACCCGGGAACTGTTCACCGACT
Protein-coding regions in this window:
- a CDS encoding AAA family ATPase; this encodes MDYKQIFGLKDQPFSNAPDNRFYYDSPQHSRAILKLNHAAEMMKGLAVVLGDIGTGKTTVSRRLLEILPDDQYETALLVIVHSEVTPGWLISKIALQMGVEKPADSKATLVGQLYEQLMKIYNDGRKAVVIIDEANMLKNKEIMEEMRGLLNMEVNGSMLITFLLFGLPDLEQCLALDPPLRERIAVKHKLEPLTSESTRGYIQYRLSVVGCTRELFTDSAYEFIHFYSDGKPRLINTICDNALLEAAMSGVKIVDETLIETVVADLGLKSEASGADTKTKTPVF